From the Cucumis sativus cultivar 9930 chromosome 5, Cucumber_9930_V3, whole genome shotgun sequence genome, the window atacacacacatacatagataaaacatcaaaatcaattattggGTCTTGTCAAACTTCAACCATCACAcactaaataatatatgtgttAGCTAGGAAGATAGGTTGATATTGACTAAAATAGTATATGTTGGGTGAGATTGAAATCATATCAATTGGTTcttgtcaaaattttaaactaccCTTAATatgttagtttaaaatgtagatatgaaagttaatttgtaagtttagttattatttgagatttcaaaacttatatacaatatgattacttaaattttattaagttaGTAATGGATGaatttattagaaataaaagCATAAATGAATGATCCTCACGTcttgtatatattaaaatttaaaataacataaaataaaatgtttataatctATTAAACTACTGTTAAAATAGAAGGACTGgttaaactttttcaaaagcttaaaatcaaataaacattGATGAAAGTTAAAGAAGAAGCCATTAAACCTTTTCTTTAAGTGTTGCTtattaatatatcatatatatattttttgttttgttgtttcacttcttaatataatatattgttattaaaatatactttcttatattaaatggttaaaattaaagagagtGACCCTCTTAGTCTCATTTATTCTTGAACACCTTTGAATCCAAACTGACTAATTAGAGGGGAATAATAATGAGTTATGTTATGGAACAAGGAAGGTTCTTGTGTTAGGTTGTGTTGTGTTCTGGGGATTATTGGTTTGATATAGAGAGAAATAATggatataaataatgaataatgaataatgaatataaataaataaagtgcTGATTCAGCAAAGGGAGATTGTGTCTATCTAAAAACATGTCTTAATCCAAAGGTGGGATCCCCACCCCCCAACAAAAAGGGTATGTACTCTCTCACATCTCAAACCAAATTCAATAATGTTTtcattacataattaattatctctcactttaatatatatatctatatattatagttttgtAGGGTTCTTTTGTCCCTTTACTTTAACCATAATTCCAATACTTGGCCTTCATTCATCTTCATATTCATGCAATTCATATCAACCTCTCATAGATACCTTTTCTTGCGTTACACATTATTGTTAGCTTCAACTatattctatttcttttcattttcagtttaatattttcaattcaaatattctacttttaatatttttggtaattatgttaatattactctaaaattagtttagtaactttttatttctaattagttAATGAATATTAACTCAATTCACTCAGAATGatgtttaatgaaaatttgaaatcaaaagattaaattttgaaaatgtaaaactaTAACATTTTGGctagaaaaagggaaaaaacgtatcttatttttctaaattcttaatatttttcacCTAAAGTTAAGACAGAGTAAATTATTTggctaaatttaatttaggagAACGATATAACTTCCTTAATTATTGTTAGTGGGGGTTTGATGGAGACTTGTGAAAAAggatttttctaattcttAAGAATGATTTATggaataatcaaaattaaaacacattttaaactaaGGGAATAAATAGACATTTGTGTAGAGgatagtaaaagaaattatgagtGAAACCTTCAATTCTTTGATTCGTTTATAAAGGCCTTCATTCTCTTCACTCAAAATATCCTTAATTAGCTAATTAAAGGCCTCCAAATTTGTTATCTCTAATCTAATCTAATATAATAGATCAACATTTTAATGTTTACATGCATGGCCTTCCtcattattttagttcaaacatcatgtaaaattaaaaaaaaaaattatatatatcttaatcAATTGAATTATGTTAGTctgtaaattatatttcatatttttcatctaaaaattaaaataaaattttattcattaatcATTTTGGCTGAAATAATAGGTATAATCCACATCTAATCATATCTCATCATTaagcaatatatatacatatacatgtacATACACAACATATATCATCAATagctttcttttaaaaaatatcatttgtttcatttagaagatatatattaaaagggGTATGCATATTAATTATGATAAGGATCTATTGTCATATGAGCATGATAATgagtaataatatttttttttgggagaCAAATGAATAATCTAGTGtgttcttattatattttgttggtaTTTTGTTAAATCTTTTATGATGAGTttccaagaaaagaaaatattattcaagGACCTAATAATTTGTGGGTTTTTCACAATATGCCAAATGAGATGTTGACTCTAtgaatcaataataataatttgagttattaacctttaattaactatttaaatatagtatgttattatatataagaGAGATATTTATAAAGAGTCTACCTCAAGAACAACTGTAAGAAAATGATTTCCAATGACTAATAGGATCATAATATTGCATCgatctctctctccctctcccaTCCTTCTTTTTGGCatggattttttaaatcatagcTTAGAGCACAAAACTTGGTGGGCCAAATAATCATATAATTACAAAGGAATATTCAAACAACttgcaaacaaaataataataatatggaaAAACAAATACTCATTTATACCCTTTTGTATCAATTATTTATGTCGacttttgtaaaatatatatatatatatatatatatatatatatatatatatatatatatcaacaaGTTACACAATCTatggtctttttttttaaagaattttgtttgaaatttataattgtaccaaattaaatggttagactttcataaataaatcaattgaaGAAATCTTTTGTCCCTGCATTTCCTTTTATTGTTGATATTGTCATATTGATACATTTGAAGAAATCTTACATATATTCATGAtgcattattttttagaaactcgaaatgaaagttttaagttgataattgaattatgtaaatttagaagtttaaatgaattaaattgtaCGTTTTATGATATTGATTGAGCAGATtatacacaaaattaaagttcGGTCTAAATTAATACTCTTAAAGAGTTTTGATCGACATAACATCTAAAGTGTAGGGTTTGTAACTTGATAtctagaaaaagaataataataaagacaatttttcaaaaatatttaacttacTATTTTATAGATAAGAGGATGGATCAACCTCATAAtttaataaccattttattttttattatgtacaTGAATTattaaccaaatttcaaacacaaaatcagtgtttaaagcaattttttctaaaagtttcaCACAAAAGTTCATACATAACATCTTCTATTGACTTTATGATGCAGTACGTTTTTActtcaacaaaaaatatttagaagatTCACCTATTTgtcaattaaaattgaagttaaatAGAAGCATGcaactatttattaataaggaagcaaaatatattaaatttggacATTTATTaggtgaaaaagaaattaataagttaaaagaaaagaaaaggaaaaagatcaGAATGAAGATGGAGAAAAAACGGTTCCCATTTCCCATGAGGATTTGTGGAAAATATAAGCATccattatcattttcaaaccATACAAATAGCTTAATccaacaataattattaactaattaatatacatgtttttttttttaagtttgtttaaatttttatgaaaatcttcttcttttatctctataatttaattctcaaatttgttaaatttaaagcCTAACTTTAAGTTTTGATAACAAAAGTTCTATTAATTAGGGTATGGATTTTCACCCTTACTActactaaaatcaaaatttaaaataaagataagggacaaataaatcaagttttttaatcttacttttattttatatatatgttgcataattttatcttcaatttttactttatCAAATCAAGGCAAGTTTCAACATTCAAAGTAaagatttcatattttattttattttcttgtatagttctttattcaaaatttgtatcattAAATTCATGACTTAACAATTATTATagtggaaaagaaataaattgaaagcAATAATTAGAGAATGggaaataatttatttattattattattattattttcctttaaagAAGTGGAAGTGAATGAGAATGATAGGGTTAAAAGAGGATCCAAAACCCACaagttctttattttctctttatttattatttattcttttttgcttcttttaaatatttcattcatttcattAGCTGTTGTGTTGTTGATAATTATGCCTAACATCTTCATGTCAACTTGAAAAAGTTGGGAAAAAACAGCTGTTCTTCACTTTTGTGTTCTTTAATTAGCACCCAAAATTAGATAATAATTATACccaaaaaagatgaaaaaaaaaaaaactttgatttatatattctttttatattattgtttctttttcttttttgcttgcAATCTAAGCTTCCCCTAGTGCCCTATACCCCAACTAaactttctattatttttctactaGAATCTATTTtcattgtattaatttttttctttctgtaaactttaatttaatttttcttaaaaaaagagagaaaaaaaatagaaaagccAAATGGTTTGGCGAAATGGTTCACATCATTCTATTTAAACCTAACAACCTTAATTAATTGATGAATGTGatctttgaattttatttcacaATACAATCAATATAATCTATTTAAGTGTGGTTCTAGAATTTTGTAAACCACGtattataattagaattatGCTCCTTATCtagaatattttgttaataacaTGTCACCTTTAATTTCGGTTGTTTATGATATTATATCtaatctttttgttgttttgttttgcttttgtCTTTATCTTCCCaatctatttcttttgtctttcttAAAGATatgggtttttattttctattaaatgaataagaaaCATAACTAGTTGGATTAAGATGTTGAAACCAtccattgaaaaaaatgtttaacaTCACAGCCACACATCTAATCCTTACATGTTAGCACAAAAATCtgtatattttctatatataactACTTGATATCAATTccagatttttttcttttttcttttcattttcctccCATGCATTCAATGAAGCAAAATTAGTACCTATTTTTAACAGTATGCTTCAATAACTTTTGAATCAAAGAGTATTTTCCAAAtcattttgtgaaaaaaatcaacacaTTAATCACATAATAAAGtttatgttaaataatttatttaaaaagaagcaaCAAAATACAAGAGTTTTATACAATACAATTACAATAGTGTCCTTGTTGCAATGTCTGAAATCTAAATAGAAATGAGAATATAGAGctaataaactaatttgaatatacaaattacaataatgtaacaaaataattaggaTTATTAGAATAGTGAGAGAAAGAGGAGTCCAAAAAAGATGAATCATAGAAAACCTAATGGGAGAGCCACTAAAGTCATAAGTCAATAGTGTgtggaaaaaagaattaaaagaagaagaagaagtgatgatttcataatttttttaatcccaaaaactatttgaaatcccaaaattgtaataattacattacaaatattatacataaagtaccattttcttttagtgaaagaaggagatgaaaagaaaatgctcAATGGTTGAACCAATCATAGCCAATAAATACCCTTTACTTTTGCTTCATGtacattatcaatttttaaacatattttactttacatttcattattttccatgtatacaaacatttatttacttatttatttatttactcgTTCAAAGCTGTTAAATCACTCAAAAGTAAtaaccatttgttttttttttaattgaagaataattattataaaagtgctaaaaataattgtaaaatataataaaatttcatattattatattttatagatattttagtTGATTATGCTAAAatgtctattaattaaatttataaacacaaCTTTTATCTGAGATGATTATGATTATATGTTTAGTTGTTCTTGTAATGaaagttagaatttaaaactaaattattagttttcaattcatttttagattttgaaaattgcttttcttattaatgtattcaaataccaaaataatgtttaaaataaaaaaaatgtttttagaatttgagtaagaattcaataaaaatggataaaaaatatttataaaaaccaagaatataaaactaaataacaactaaaaaattgaaaagaacaaaagagtGAATGATTGAGCATATTCATTTGAAGTaagataaaaatgtaaataggTTGAAGGAACTTTAGTCATGTATTGCTAAAGAGAAAGATTATAAATAGGTTGGCAAAGTGAAAAGTAGTAACCTTCGTGTATTGGTCAAAATGAGCAAATATTCAATTGTATGGAAAAAGCCTATtcaatatatacaatatactACCACTTGTTCTTTAGGCCCAGGGAATacctttaatttctctttttttttttttttcttagtattATTCAACCCTACCATtcttattatcatattttatctACAATAACTGAAATAACGTTTTATCACATATCTAATTTTATATGAACAAACATTATCTATGTCATGTGACCAAAAATGTCACTTCAactatttttatgatttaaattacaactaattttgtttaattgtgTATTTTACGCAAGTTTAAAATAACCATTCTCATTAACGATTCAAaactttagaaagaaaaatattaatatagattaataaatttgaaatttgtaaattgCTAGATTGACGTATTTATTgacacatttttttagaaagctAAATAAGAAGAGGATAATTGTTTTGGTTCAAGGTTTTAGTATACTTAATTAAGTGtagtaaaaattttaaaaaactataaatatagtaaaatctatATGTGATAGAATCCTACTAGTGATGTGGACTATCTCTAATATTTCGAAGTATATCTATAAATACTTCGAAGTGTAGTCGTTATATTtgtaccaattttttttttttttggtatttatcTAGTTTTTTATGttagaaagaattaaaattgattccaGTTAAATTAATAAGTATTCTCTTTTTATCGAATAGTTTATGAAGATACTTCCCTAATTACTTTTTACTCCTACAAACACAATTAGGACTaatcttgtttgttttttgggCCAATGTGATATGGGCTGAAAATACTTCGCCCAAATGAGCAAATAGAAATAACATATTGGGCCCTCACGTTTGTTAGCccatgttttaatttatactttcACATAGAACCCTAAAATAAGGGATgcttttatatgaaaattgaaactttttttaataatgttattttaaaaaatatggtcCAAAATCGGGATGGAatgaaaagtatttacaaaagaaataggGTAGTAAAGACTCCTCAAACTCCactattttctctttattttcctTGACACAATATTGTttgatacttttttaaaagattgatACGTAACTCCACTGCACTCAGTTTTCATTGTATATACTTCCTATTGTTTATCGTTCTTACAACTATTGAATGTTTCTATATAGAAATGTACAAACAATTTGTGGATACTTCTATATATCAAGGATTCTCAATTGTTCCTCATGCTTACAAGGTATTTCTTCAACACTCTTTCCGCTTCTGTCtctatattaaatattacttccaataaaaagtattatgtatttatataagtGATGGATATGTGACAACAACACTCAATTGGTGAAATAAACGGTAGAAGAGAATATGACAATGAAACAAACCTAAACGCTATAAAGAGTCATGTATGAGTTATACAGAGATATGGGGGTAATTGTAATAAGtagttacctttttttaatacaacaaCGATGAGAACGAGAGATCAAATCTCTCATAAAAAatcatgttaatttttattgagCTAAACTTACATTGACCAATAAATAGTAGTTTTAAGACtaataattgattatttaGCAATCTTTTTAAAGAACTAAAAATATGAGAATCATCCTTGCTAAACTTATTTTAGTGAATGCGCTActacaaaaatgagttttagCAACCTATAATTTGCATCATAATGAGTTTTAAGATAGGCTATTTAATAACACTTCATGTGTCGTTAAATATGCACAGATGGTCCTAATATATTGTCATTAATACTCTTATATTGAGCTTTAAATGCATTTCGTTATCTATAACTcaacataaaaaatgttgttcaTGTGATAATTTGTCTATTTATGTCTTTTTTCTCGACGACACTTATTTCGTGTCATATTTTAACATTTCGttacacattattattatcaagAAAGGTGCTCTCACAACACTCTTCTTGTGTAATAAATGCTTATAAGTCAATACTTTTTTAGcgtaattaatttttagttcacaacacatatttttctatcatatatttacttatttcaacatttttcttttgtcaaaaaacataaaattcataattcaATATTGCCCATGTATGTTTAGAAAGATCTCTATAttgatagtaaaaaaattgaaattacatTGTGTAAAGATGCATCACATTTTCTCGCGACGATGTAAAGATGCGTCAGTAGatccaaaaaatttcaaaatagtgTTTTTTTCCACCAAAtttctgctttttttttttatttatttttaacgacACATTTTACCCCTTCCGtaccatttttcttgatttaaaGTAGACTCCTTCAATAATACAATCAATCGTGAATAGACCaccaaaattgaatttaaacgTTGcaatattatacaaattaaaaaaaaagatatgaaaaaggtaaaatcCAAACTCAAACTTGAAGAGAGAGTAATCCACTCCCCACATATACTCAAACCTTATTCTTAGTAACACATCCACTTTACCTTTATCTTCTCATAatcttttcccctttttttctctctatgaTTCCTTCTGTTCATTCAATCAGTTAAAGCACCTGTCATGTCCACCCCACTGAATTGTccttttataaatgtataaatataaaagccTCAAACTTTATACATTCTCATATCTTCTTCTGTTCCAAGAAGCTGCCAATAATTAGCTTCactaatgttttaatttttatatgcTTTGCCAAAGATCCAAGTTTTCCCATTACTACCAATTCCAAACCCAGCTCTTCAAGCAACATTTTATATCCCTCTctccaaatacaaatactaTATATAGGAACCAACATGAAACTCAAAGTCTTtgagaacaaaaaatatacattattaGGTAGTCCCCATTGAATATGGACCCTATGGAGAGGGCAAATTTTAGGCACACTGCTTCTACAATTACTGTCTTTGCTCATATTTTTGGTCTCACTGCCTGCATTCTTACCCTTGTTTGGTTGCTGCATTATCGTGGCGGCCTTGCCTACGATTCTCCCAATTCCAACCTTGTTTTCAATGTAAGGATTCACTCGTTTCTTTCGTCATTTCACTTTACTTGTGGCTTTGATGTTATTGGTGTTTGATCTAGGAATATCAACTTGAATTTATTTTCGACGGAAAGAACTAAAATTAGGTTTTAATACCACTTTGGCCTCTATCCATtcgaaataaaaataaagggaCCAAAATGATTCTTAtaaatgaactaaattaaaaaatgcaagGTATTTACACTTATATTATACTTATATTTCTCTTAACTCTATCTTGTTTCAATAATTTCTTAGTTTTATCTTCTACCAACTTCCATATATTATcaagtttttgaaataatgttcaatagaagagaaaaaaaatgatattgagTTACTAATTCCTCCTAATGAATTTCATAGTTCAATTAGATTGTTATCACTAAGGGTCAATTTGGCTAATATGACCAAAACATAGAAGTGTTACCATGAACAGAAGAGAAACTAACATcacagattttttttttttttttgacagtGTCACCCATTCTTCATGCTCCTCGGTTTCGTGTTCATGTCGGGGGAAGGTACCACAACTAGCTCGGGTTTATTTAACCAatattttgaagatacaatatatatatatatataataaccaAAAATAACCATGATTGAATTGGGTTTGAGCAGCAATGATGGCCTACAGGACAGTGAGGGCAGAAAAGAGAACAAAGAAGATAGTTCACATGGCTCTTCATTTGGTAGCTATTTGCATGGGAATTATAGGGATAAATGCtgctttcaaatttcatgatCAAGTGAACTTGGAGGATATGTATAGTTTACATTCATGGATTGGTATAGTCACTTTTTGCCTTTACGGTTTACAGGtatattaagttttaattagacccttaaactttcaaaacttcCATCATCTTTTAAGTAAGTAGACTAACTTACATTGGTTTGGACAGTGGGTGGTGGGACTATTTACATTCTTGTTTCCAGGAGCAGATCGAGAGACTAAAACTAGGTTGCTACCATGGCATATAACTGGGGGAAGAGCTCTACTATTGATGATAATATGCACTGCGTTGACTGGCTTGTCTGAGAAGGCTACTTCTTTGAGACTGACTAGCAGCCACGAGTCCCGTTTGCTTAACTTCACTGCTTTCTTCGTCCTCCTCTTTGGCATTTCCATCGATATCTCCATCGGTTTTGCTCGATTTATGCACGTTGATCACACCATTTAGTTCttcttttccctctcttttcCTAATATTCATGACCTAATCTTTTctgatttcttgtttttacGAGTGTGACCTTGTTTACAAGTTGTTTTTAAGTCTCATTGTTGAGATGTGTGTTGACTGTTAAGATTATGTTTATTCCAACTCAATGGACCTCTTGTCCTCTTATTTTGAATGAAGACAAAATTTGTTAGGTTTGAAACGGTATAAAGATGATTCAATGTAGTAGAGTTAACACATCTTAAATCTATCGgtaaatccaaaatttaaagtctAAAAACATTTAACAGTACAAACAAGATGATAGACCCTCTTAAATCACCACCAAAGAGAGACTTAATTGAAAATCCTATAATTTCTTATCAGTCAAATGTCTCGCAACAAATATGAACATAATTCAATTGAATAAGATACTGTACATTTGTCCTAAAGGTGAGGTTATCGCATCTTTGAATCataaggagagagagaaagggttCAAAATccgaagagagaaaaatggacCACTTGAAAGCCCAAGTTCAGAATCTAGAGAGAGAAACAGAGTTCAGAATCAAGAGGAGAGGAGGGGAGGGTTTGTAAGACTTTACATTTATACTAAAGCAGatacagaaaagaaaaaggattaaAAAGAATGTGAAAAATCTGGTAACTTAGACAAGAGAGATAATGGTTTCACAATCAGGATTGAGCTTCCCAATCACTGCCTCTTTTGatcttaaataataaacaaacacaACTCCATTGTAATATAATCATTAAAACAGTCAATATTATTGCTAAACCTCCACAAAAATCAAGTTAGAAATAGCACATCACCCCTTCACACTATTTGCTTCTTTGTTACTTCCATTCTTTCCAACAACCCAGATATCTCCTTCTGCATTCTCTTCTTCATGTTGTAATAATCTATTTGCGAGTTCTCCAATACTTTCAGCTCCTCCAACTTCTTCCTCCGCCTATCTTCCGCCTCTTTCAAGCACAATTTCCCGATCTTTTCGGCATAGTCTTCATCGAGTTTCTCTGTCTTTGCAATGATTATTTGTCTCAGTCGTTCGGCCTCTCTCCGTGCCTCATCTGCCTTGTTCTGAAACATTCCTGCCTCTGCTTTCTTGATTCTTACAATGCTTTCTAAGCTTTCAAGGCcttctttttttgtcaaaGCCCCCAATTGGAACTCGTCGTCTACATTCAAGTTACTGGCGATGGAGACTTTGAGAGCGCTCCTTCGAAGATCGCCAGAGATCAAGTCGCGATGTGGCCTAGATGGGGTGTTTTTCTGCATGACGTATGTTGAAGGTAGGGAAGCCGTTTGAGGAAGAGACATCCCATCTTTTGACAGGCTGGCCATATCGGTTGTTCCTAACTTCTCTGAGAATACCTCAGAAGTAGAAATCTCCAGGCTGGTCATATCGGTTCTTCCTAACTTCTCCGAGAATACCTCAGAAGTTGAAATCTCTGATGTACCATCTAACCAAGTCCAATAATTACGTCAGTCAAAACATACAATAACACTAAAATGCACAACACcaaaaaaagatggaaaaaagctcttacaaatagaaaaaagcaTAGGCATGAAATAATTCCGTGCTGATCttccaaatgaaaatgaaacaagaTTGAAATGCTTTGATCAACAGGGCAAACAACAGCATTCAACACACCCAAAACGacaagccaaaaaaaaaaaaagaaacaaaaacaaaaacagaagaTTCAGAACAGTCTAGTTTTGTCTCCAAAACATTTTATGGTTTTATTTAGTTTCACCTGT encodes:
- the LOC101208884 gene encoding probable transmembrane ascorbate ferrireductase 3, whose protein sequence is MDPMERANFRHTASTITVFAHIFGLTACILTLVWLLHYRGGLAYDSPNSNLVFNCHPFFMLLGFVFMSGEAMMAYRTVRAEKRTKKIVHMALHLVAICMGIIGINAAFKFHDQVNLEDMYSLHSWIGIVTFCLYGLQWVVGLFTFLFPGADRETKTRLLPWHITGGRALLLMIICTALTGLSEKATSLRLTSSHESRLLNFTAFFVLLFGISIDISIGFARFMHVDHTI